The Candidatus Koribacter versatilis Ellin345 genome has a segment encoding these proteins:
- a CDS encoding protein kinase domain-containing protein, whose protein sequence is MAHHMAVAPGTKLGPYEIQSQLGAGGMGEVYRAKDLRLDRSVAIKVLPGHLSSNPELKERFVREARAISSLNHPRICTLHDVGQQEGVDFLVMEFLEGESLAQRLQKGALPIKEVLKIGVEVSEALEVAHRAGIVHRDLKPGNIMLTKTGAKLMDFGLAKAVESTMAAGTSSAPLLSGAPTMSGLSPLSPLTMAGAVVGTVQYMAPEQVEGKLADARSDIFALGATLYEAATGKRAFDGKSQIAVANSILEKDPEPASTLNPQVPRGVDHVIARCLAKDPEQRWQTARDLGLELGWSAQASPSSTQITPVKRRSQSLPWIVSGALALLLLVALFSWLNRSSPATQAQYFAAPFTFTARDLTIAPNGHTVAVVGYRSEAHKNGIFLYELGSQNVRLVPDTDGASFPFWSADGLSLGFFADGKLRRVDIAGGPAQTLCDAPGGRGGTWNKDGVIVFTPSGALRTGLWRISAAGGKPEQLTTPDASKGEDGHRWPVFLPDGQHYIYTIFNNTVHTEFAGLAVGALGSKEQHFLLHAISNGSYAAPGYLLYYRDNTLFAQRFNATKLQLEGEPAALLSDLQYMPRIQRATFSSTGTGAVLAQLRTGNAVSQLTWFDRSGKSLGDVADPDYFGALSLSPNGQSLAVDKVDSGSQNTDVWLLDLHGGAPRRITFDPSIDALPVWSPAASEIAFVTNRELHFSVYRKSVDGHATESVLINDLPDNYPNDWSRDGKYFLYVHGTGLWYLTFSDMTKKEFLNAGTSALKTGHFSPDGKWIAYASNESGKWEIYVTSFPDAKGKWEISSGGGEQPHWRGDGKELYYLSSSAKMMAVPVTTGANFSAGTPAALFQADPRELVATTEQVGYDVSSDGQKFLINSAIRNGESQQVTVILNWNEKLNK, encoded by the coding sequence ATGGCGCACCACATGGCCGTTGCTCCCGGAACAAAACTTGGGCCGTACGAAATCCAGTCGCAACTCGGCGCGGGCGGCATGGGTGAGGTGTATCGCGCCAAAGACTTGCGCCTCGATCGCAGCGTCGCGATCAAGGTTTTACCAGGGCATCTCTCGTCGAATCCCGAGTTGAAAGAACGCTTCGTACGTGAAGCGCGCGCGATCTCATCCTTGAACCATCCGCGTATCTGCACTCTGCACGATGTCGGCCAGCAGGAAGGCGTGGATTTCCTGGTCATGGAGTTTCTCGAAGGCGAGTCGCTCGCGCAGCGCCTGCAGAAAGGCGCGCTTCCGATCAAAGAGGTTCTGAAGATTGGTGTCGAGGTGAGCGAAGCTCTGGAAGTCGCGCACCGCGCAGGCATCGTCCATCGTGACCTGAAGCCCGGCAACATCATGCTCACCAAGACCGGCGCCAAGCTCATGGACTTCGGGCTGGCTAAGGCCGTGGAGAGCACTATGGCCGCGGGCACCAGTAGCGCTCCTTTGCTTTCCGGCGCACCCACCATGAGCGGCCTCAGTCCACTCTCGCCCCTGACGATGGCCGGCGCTGTCGTGGGCACGGTGCAATACATGGCGCCCGAACAAGTGGAAGGCAAACTGGCCGATGCGCGCTCTGACATCTTTGCTCTTGGTGCGACCCTTTATGAGGCCGCTACCGGCAAACGAGCTTTCGATGGCAAGAGCCAAATCGCGGTCGCGAACTCCATTCTTGAGAAAGATCCGGAGCCGGCTTCGACGCTCAATCCGCAGGTGCCGCGCGGAGTGGACCACGTGATTGCGCGGTGTCTCGCTAAGGACCCAGAACAGCGCTGGCAGACGGCGCGCGATCTCGGGCTGGAATTGGGATGGAGCGCCCAAGCGAGCCCGAGTTCTACGCAAATTACTCCCGTCAAGCGGCGCTCGCAGTCGCTTCCCTGGATTGTGTCCGGAGCCCTGGCATTATTGCTGTTGGTCGCACTCTTTAGCTGGTTAAACCGCTCTAGTCCCGCCACGCAGGCGCAATATTTCGCAGCGCCGTTTACCTTCACGGCCCGCGATCTCACCATCGCACCCAACGGTCATACAGTTGCCGTCGTTGGCTACCGGAGCGAAGCGCATAAGAACGGAATCTTCCTTTACGAACTCGGGTCGCAGAACGTGCGCCTGGTGCCTGACACCGATGGCGCCAGCTTTCCCTTCTGGTCGGCGGACGGCCTATCGCTCGGCTTCTTTGCTGATGGCAAATTGAGGCGAGTGGATATTGCCGGAGGTCCTGCGCAAACCTTGTGCGACGCTCCGGGCGGACGCGGTGGCACTTGGAACAAAGATGGCGTCATCGTCTTCACGCCGAGTGGAGCATTGCGCACCGGCCTTTGGCGCATCTCCGCTGCCGGTGGCAAGCCCGAGCAGCTCACTACGCCCGACGCAAGCAAGGGCGAAGACGGCCATCGCTGGCCGGTATTTCTTCCCGACGGACAGCACTACATCTACACCATCTTCAACAACACCGTGCACACGGAATTCGCGGGTCTCGCGGTGGGCGCTCTCGGGTCTAAGGAGCAGCACTTCCTGCTGCACGCGATTTCGAACGGTTCGTATGCCGCCCCAGGTTACCTGCTGTACTATCGCGACAATACGCTGTTCGCTCAGCGCTTTAACGCCACGAAGTTACAGCTGGAAGGCGAACCCGCAGCGCTGTTGAGCGATTTGCAATACATGCCGCGTATCCAGAGGGCGACCTTCTCCTCCACTGGAACGGGTGCGGTTCTCGCGCAACTTCGCACCGGCAATGCGGTCTCCCAGCTCACGTGGTTTGATCGTAGCGGTAAGAGTCTTGGGGACGTCGCAGATCCCGATTACTTTGGCGCGCTGTCCCTCTCACCGAATGGTCAATCTCTCGCGGTGGACAAGGTTGACTCCGGCAGCCAGAACACCGACGTGTGGCTCCTCGATCTGCATGGCGGCGCGCCGCGTCGTATTACCTTTGATCCTTCGATTGACGCATTACCGGTATGGAGTCCTGCGGCCTCCGAAATCGCTTTCGTCACCAATCGCGAACTACACTTCTCGGTCTATCGCAAATCGGTGGACGGCCACGCCACAGAATCCGTGCTGATCAACGATCTTCCCGACAACTATCCCAACGACTGGTCACGCGATGGCAAGTACTTCCTCTACGTCCACGGGACCGGTCTCTGGTATCTCACCTTCTCAGACATGACGAAGAAAGAGTTCCTCAACGCCGGCACCTCCGCATTGAAGACCGGGCACTTCTCGCCGGATGGCAAGTGGATCGCGTATGCGTCGAACGAGAGCGGCAAGTGGGAGATCTACGTTACGTCGTTCCCCGATGCAAAAGGCAAGTGGGAGATTTCCAGCGGGGGCGGCGAGCAACCGCACTGGCGCGGCGATGGCAAGGAACTCTATTACCTTTCCTCGAGTGCCAAGATGATGGCGGTTCCGGTGACCACGGGGGCGAACTTCAGCGCCGGTACTCCCGCAGCTCTCTTCCAGGCTGATCCACGCGAACTTGTCGCGACTACTGAACAAGTCGGCTACGACGTCAGCAGCGACGGCCAGAAATTCCTCATTAACTCCGCGATCCGCAACGGTGAGAGCCAACAGGTCACCGTCATCCTGAACTGGAACGAAAAGCTGAACAAGTAA
- a CDS encoding MXAN_5187 C-terminal domain-containing protein has product MTIDEELDLLDTSLRRLKIEYDVYFGGGSKRPPNDTLWRVQSLIKKFSDSQKLNFSQRFKFNTLTQKYAIFSDLWRQKLKIKEEGFRRPQDALLAIAGMRTDEEKAAQAALGGRSAEDEADSSRIACSDVEQQGDMVRAFYDRMMSEKQKVGEQAGAPYESFASFLKKKTEQIRRDFKCDAVEYSLEVQGNQVKLKAKPKTA; this is encoded by the coding sequence TTGACGATCGACGAGGAACTCGACCTGCTGGATACCAGTCTCCGGCGGCTCAAGATCGAGTACGACGTGTATTTCGGAGGGGGATCGAAACGCCCCCCGAACGACACGCTCTGGCGAGTTCAGAGCCTCATCAAGAAATTCAGCGACAGCCAGAAACTCAATTTCTCGCAGCGCTTCAAGTTCAATACGCTTACCCAGAAATACGCCATCTTCAGCGATCTCTGGCGACAGAAATTAAAGATCAAGGAAGAAGGTTTTCGGCGTCCCCAGGATGCGCTGCTCGCCATCGCCGGCATGCGTACGGACGAGGAAAAGGCCGCGCAGGCTGCCCTCGGCGGTCGCTCGGCGGAAGATGAGGCAGACTCCTCGCGCATCGCGTGCAGCGACGTCGAACAGCAGGGCGATATGGTGCGCGCCTTCTACGACCGCATGATGAGCGAAAAACAAAAAGTCGGCGAACAGGCCGGCGCCCCTTACGAAAGCTTCGCGTCCTTCCTCAAGAAGAAGACGGAACAAATCCGCCGCGACTTCAAATGCGATGCCGTCGAGTACTCGCTGGAAGTGCAAGGCAACCAGGTGAAGCTGAAGGCGAAACCGAAGACCGCATAG
- a CDS encoding GIY-YIG nuclease family protein, translated as MNTRKAAIREFKERAVPRGIFAVRCKATGSVWVDSSPNLTAAKNGLWFMLRTGSHRDKQLQAEWKERSEEQFAFEVLEELDPDTPALAVDDELKAKKAAWIEELKAKAIQK; from the coding sequence TTGAATACCAGAAAAGCAGCCATTCGCGAATTCAAAGAGCGCGCCGTGCCGCGCGGTATTTTTGCAGTCCGCTGCAAAGCGACCGGCTCAGTTTGGGTGGACTCGTCCCCAAATCTCACTGCTGCAAAGAATGGCCTCTGGTTCATGCTCCGAACCGGGAGCCATCGCGACAAGCAGCTACAGGCTGAATGGAAGGAACGCTCGGAGGAGCAGTTCGCCTTTGAGGTGCTCGAGGAACTCGATCCCGACACTCCGGCCCTGGCCGTGGATGACGAATTGAAGGCCAAGAAGGCCGCTTGGATCGAAGAACTCAAAGCCAAGGCGATTCAGAAGTAG
- a CDS encoding MerR family transcriptional regulator, with the protein MHTVSQLAKHCQLSRSTVLYYESIGLLQPAVRTESNYRLYGERELQRLEQIKLYRSVGVSVKDIRAVLNAPRGEFSGVLKRRLSQLEKEIEALQAHQRVILKLLNMKTLRRKKDMTKDKWVAVMKDAGFTEDDMHRWHRQFEKSAPTDHQEFLQFLNIPTDEISRIREWSKKN; encoded by the coding sequence GTGCACACAGTCTCGCAACTTGCGAAACATTGCCAGCTTTCACGGAGCACGGTGTTGTATTACGAGTCGATTGGCCTGCTGCAGCCGGCCGTTCGCACCGAGTCCAACTACCGTCTCTACGGCGAGCGCGAATTGCAGCGCCTGGAACAGATCAAGCTGTATCGCTCGGTAGGAGTGAGCGTAAAGGACATCCGCGCGGTCCTCAACGCTCCACGGGGCGAATTCAGCGGGGTTCTCAAGCGCCGTCTCTCGCAGCTCGAAAAAGAAATCGAAGCGCTCCAGGCACACCAGAGGGTGATCCTGAAGCTGCTGAACATGAAAACGCTACGGAGAAAAAAAGACATGACCAAAGACAAATGGGTCGCAGTGATGAAAGACGCGGGCTTCACCGAAGACGACATGCACCGCTGGCATCGCCAGTTCGAGAAGTCGGCGCCTACGGATCACCAGGAGTTCCTGCAGTTCCTCAACATTCCAACGGATGAGATTTCGCGCATCCGCGAGTGGAGCAAGAAGAACTAG
- a CDS encoding response regulator, producing the protein MAELIRVVIADDHAVLRESLVALLNSQPDIEVMGSASNGTEALEIVQKVHPDVLVLDLAMPAGDGFDVLRTLDRAGTRVASVVLTGSESQQDYVQVVRLGARGLVLKGDDPSKLFAAIRAVADGELAFSDEVARGVLNAMAAEPQPAPTNLARLSERERQISFLVARGYKNKDIANELTISENTVKRHLQSIFSKTGARDRLELAVLALNEISAKAA; encoded by the coding sequence ATGGCTGAATTGATTCGTGTTGTTATCGCTGATGATCATGCTGTTCTCCGGGAATCGCTCGTAGCCCTGCTTAACTCGCAGCCCGATATAGAAGTAATGGGCAGCGCGAGCAACGGCACCGAGGCACTGGAGATCGTCCAGAAGGTCCACCCCGACGTGCTCGTCCTCGACCTCGCGATGCCCGCCGGAGATGGCTTCGATGTGCTGCGTACGCTCGACCGCGCAGGCACCCGCGTTGCGTCGGTGGTCCTGACCGGCTCGGAGAGCCAGCAGGACTACGTCCAGGTAGTGCGTCTCGGCGCGCGTGGCCTGGTGCTGAAGGGAGACGACCCGTCGAAGCTCTTTGCTGCGATCCGTGCCGTCGCCGATGGCGAGTTGGCCTTCTCCGATGAAGTAGCACGCGGCGTGCTGAACGCCATGGCTGCCGAACCGCAGCCGGCGCCGACCAACCTGGCGCGGCTCAGTGAACGCGAGCGGCAAATCTCGTTCCTCGTGGCACGAGGTTATAAGAACAAGGACATCGCCAACGAACTCACAATCAGCGAGAACACGGTGAAGCGACATTTGCAAAGCATCTTCTCGAAGACGGGCGCGCGCGATCGCTTGGAACTGGCAGTGCTGGCTTTGAACGAGATCAGTGCCAAAGCTGCGTAA
- a CDS encoding helix-turn-helix domain-containing protein: protein MNIGETIRNFRLQKGMSQGDIEKRTGLLRCYLSRVENGHTIPSLDTLAKIASAMDVALATFFSDAPADNGTKSSPQVSDEVLRFLNQIRRYSSGLNDSDRRLVLTMVKKMAASAGNGK from the coding sequence ATGAATATCGGCGAAACAATACGCAATTTCCGTCTGCAAAAAGGCATGTCGCAGGGCGACATCGAGAAGCGCACAGGTTTACTACGTTGTTATCTGTCGCGGGTCGAAAACGGGCACACCATCCCATCGCTCGACACCCTGGCAAAGATCGCATCTGCCATGGACGTGGCGCTGGCAACGTTCTTCTCCGACGCTCCTGCCGACAACGGGACGAAGTCTTCGCCGCAGGTTAGCGACGAAGTTCTCCGCTTCCTCAACCAGATCCGCCGTTATTCTTCCGGACTCAATGACAGCGATCGTCGCCTCGTTCTCACCATGGTGAAGAAGATGGCTGCGAGCGCCGGCAACGGCAAATAG
- the fabG gene encoding 3-oxoacyl-[acyl-carrier-protein] reductase, which produces MSGVQGRVALITGASQGIGRACALALGEAGATVALAARNREKLDEVAAQITNAGGQASVFPLDVTDEEQIKATVKEVLAKHGHVDILVNNAGVTKDQLFMRMKRADWETVMNTNLTSAFLLSQAVIGSMMKQRWGRIVNITSIVGQTGQAGQVNYASSKAGLIGLTMSVAREVASRNITCNAVAPGFIETAMTAVLGDDVKAKINEQIPLGRQGSDSDIAQAVKFLASEEAGYITGHVLNVNGGMLMG; this is translated from the coding sequence ATGTCCGGTGTGCAGGGAAGAGTCGCGTTGATCACGGGAGCTTCGCAGGGGATAGGCCGCGCGTGCGCGCTGGCATTGGGCGAAGCCGGCGCCACAGTCGCGCTCGCCGCTCGTAATCGCGAGAAGCTCGACGAAGTCGCCGCTCAGATCACAAACGCCGGTGGTCAAGCCTCGGTCTTCCCGCTCGACGTCACCGACGAAGAGCAGATCAAGGCCACGGTCAAAGAAGTGCTCGCGAAGCACGGCCACGTCGACATCCTCGTCAACAATGCGGGCGTGACGAAGGACCAGCTCTTCATGCGGATGAAGCGCGCCGACTGGGAAACCGTGATGAATACCAACCTCACCAGCGCCTTCCTGCTCTCGCAGGCCGTCATCGGCTCAATGATGAAGCAGCGCTGGGGGCGCATCGTGAACATCACCAGCATCGTTGGCCAAACCGGACAGGCAGGCCAGGTGAACTACGCGTCCTCGAAAGCTGGCTTGATCGGCCTCACCATGTCGGTCGCGCGTGAAGTCGCGTCGCGCAATATCACCTGCAATGCCGTTGCGCCGGGGTTCATCGAGACTGCGATGACCGCCGTCCTTGGCGACGATGTGAAAGCGAAGATCAACGAGCAGATCCCGCTGGGCCGGCAGGGAAGCGATTCGGACATTGCCCAAGCCGTGAAGTTCCTGGCGTCTGAAGAAGCGGGTTATATCACCGGGCACGTGCTGAACGTGAACGGCGGAATGTTGATGGGCTAA